In Pseudodesulfovibrio sp. JC047, one DNA window encodes the following:
- the tmcA gene encoding acidic tetraheme cytochrome c3 TmcA, which yields MHKKNTMKLAASMLTIIALVIAYMAPAAFAQDDMTLIPVDAFAKLERPQVPFVHDAHNEKAELDDCIVCHHGMTDDGKQDMENSSEGDSCASCHDVERSDGGTPLMRAYHKQCIDCHEQAAKGPVACGECHPK from the coding sequence ATGCACAAGAAAAATACCATGAAGCTTGCGGCCTCCATGCTGACCATCATCGCGTTGGTCATCGCATACATGGCTCCGGCCGCTTTTGCGCAAGACGACATGACACTGATTCCCGTGGATGCATTCGCCAAGCTCGAACGTCCTCAGGTTCCCTTTGTCCATGACGCTCACAATGAAAAGGCTGAGTTGGATGATTGTATTGTCTGTCACCACGGCATGACCGATGATGGCAAACAGGACATGGAAAATTCCAGCGAAGGCGATAGCTGTGCATCATGCCACGACGTAGAACGCTCTGACGGCGGAACCCCGCTCATGCGCGCCTACCACAAGCAGTGCATTGACTGCCACGAACAGGCAGCCAAAGGCCCTGTGGCCTGTGGAGAATGCCACCCCAAATAG
- the tmcD gene encoding electron transfer complex subunit TmcD, whose translation MGKISSWDWEIGQRTVVKSLSPLEGHEWQEEPYVSHDGETLAAIVKVGDGEFTVRTNDSVWENVYEKIWYPKFTPDERLTTICQQDMEWALTVDDTMVGEATDFIWDTLISEDGSGIATMHKAMERYSIALNGQPWEEVYENVNQPALSADGLHTAGVAQVENMPAADIEVFKRGVYTVAVDGKAWEGRYLNVWTPRFNAAGDVVAAQARVTAYDNTIVVNDKPWAQTFNQVWEPTFNPADGTIAAPVRIKGKWGVARDSVVIWEPRYEQCLELQHSEDGSKLWAIVATGYGEFTAACDNAPWDTTYSTVTDLVISPDGQRAAVLGSEYNADFNILVDGKAWPGTYEMAWPVTFSADSKNAAVMVEKDGKRRILVNGKPFERDFDHAWPPVFNEDGTKVLIRAIENNSYIRIVAEVAKF comes from the coding sequence ATGGGAAAAATCTCCTCATGGGATTGGGAAATCGGCCAGAGAACGGTCGTCAAATCCCTCTCCCCACTCGAAGGGCACGAATGGCAAGAAGAACCATATGTTTCGCATGACGGCGAAACTCTGGCCGCGATCGTCAAAGTTGGCGATGGCGAATTCACCGTTCGAACCAACGATTCGGTTTGGGAAAACGTTTACGAAAAAATCTGGTATCCGAAATTTACACCGGACGAAAGACTCACAACCATCTGTCAACAAGACATGGAATGGGCTTTAACTGTAGACGACACAATGGTCGGTGAAGCCACCGACTTCATCTGGGACACACTCATCAGTGAAGACGGTTCCGGTATTGCCACCATGCACAAAGCCATGGAGCGGTACTCGATCGCCTTGAATGGTCAGCCGTGGGAAGAAGTCTATGAGAACGTCAACCAGCCTGCACTGTCCGCCGACGGACTGCACACAGCTGGCGTTGCTCAGGTTGAAAACATGCCGGCCGCTGACATTGAAGTCTTCAAACGCGGTGTCTACACCGTGGCTGTTGATGGCAAGGCGTGGGAAGGACGCTATCTGAACGTCTGGACCCCGAGGTTCAACGCCGCTGGTGATGTTGTTGCCGCACAGGCACGCGTCACGGCGTATGACAACACCATCGTCGTGAATGACAAGCCGTGGGCACAGACCTTCAACCAGGTCTGGGAACCCACATTCAACCCGGCAGACGGCACCATTGCCGCCCCTGTTCGTATCAAGGGCAAATGGGGCGTAGCTCGCGACAGTGTTGTCATTTGGGAACCTCGCTACGAGCAGTGTCTCGAACTGCAACACTCGGAAGACGGCAGCAAACTGTGGGCCATCGTCGCCACTGGATACGGTGAATTCACCGCAGCCTGTGACAACGCACCATGGGATACCACGTATTCGACAGTGACCGACCTGGTCATCAGCCCCGACGGCCAACGCGCTGCGGTTCTGGGAAGCGAATACAATGCCGACTTCAACATCCTGGTTGACGGAAAAGCCTGGCCCGGCACCTATGAAATGGCCTGGCCGGTGACTTTCTCCGCCGACTCCAAGAACGCCGCAGTCATGGTCGAAAAAGACGGCAAACGCCGTATTCTCGTCAATGGCAAACCGTTTGAGCGGGACTTTGATCACGCATGGCCTCCGGTCTTCAACGAAGACGGGACCAAGGTGCTCATCCGCGCCATTGAAAACAACAGCTACATCCGCATTGTCGCGGAAGTGGCGAAATTCTAA
- the tmcC gene encoding TmcC family electron transfer complex membrane anchor subunit: MTDIYTFVTGPLAWVAFGIFIIGSVYRLVSMYALAKAKDGSSLAYMSWFYGLRSILAWMVPFKSKGWQSDPLATVTTFVFHIAFLLVAVFLNAHVVLWDTAFGISIPSLPTYLGDIISILAIVCCAIFAYRRLTLPHVKGITRNQDWFALILVVLPFITGVLAYHQVGSVLVMTTLHVIFAELLIALIPFTRLSHALFILFTRAYMGSEFGGVRHANDW, translated from the coding sequence ATGACTGATATATATACTTTCGTCACTGGCCCCCTCGCCTGGGTTGCCTTCGGCATCTTCATCATCGGTTCAGTATACCGTCTGGTGAGCATGTATGCTCTGGCCAAGGCCAAAGACGGTTCTTCACTGGCATACATGAGCTGGTTCTACGGCTTGCGCTCCATCCTCGCATGGATGGTCCCGTTCAAGTCCAAAGGCTGGCAGTCTGACCCCCTCGCGACCGTGACCACATTTGTGTTCCACATCGCTTTCCTGTTGGTCGCCGTGTTCCTGAACGCACATGTTGTTCTCTGGGACACTGCATTTGGTATCAGCATTCCGAGCCTGCCCACATATCTGGGTGACATCATCAGCATCTTGGCCATCGTGTGTTGTGCGATCTTCGCATACCGCCGGCTCACGCTGCCGCATGTCAAGGGTATAACCCGCAATCAGGATTGGTTTGCCTTGATTCTTGTTGTGCTGCCGTTCATCACTGGCGTTCTGGCCTATCATCAGGTCGGTTCGGTACTCGTGATGACGACCCTGCACGTGATCTTCGCAGAATTGCTTATTGCGTTGATCCCGTTCACCCGTCTGAGCCACGCATTGTTCATCCTGTTCACGAGGGCGTACATGGGTTCGGAATTCGGCGGCGTTCGTCACGCCAATGACTGGTAG
- the tmcB gene encoding electron transfer complex ferredoxin TmcB: MSTIADRIVPDVGLEAGIAGLTTERIQEVVNQTLKGETGAKLKAYKETCMRCGLCSQGCHFYMSHDQDPSYSPVSKATETMYELIDKKGKVTPERIYQMAQIAFTECNLCKRCAHYCPVGIDIAYIMTMVRRICYLLDVVPQYIRDTAHSHSSTMNQMWIKDDEWIDSLQWQEDEARDEFPDLRIPLDKEGADVYYSVIGPEPKFRTQLIYQAAAIMNAAGIDWTMPSHPGWDNSDMCMYVGDFENMGRIKRAHYESAQKLRVKRIVMGECGHAFRSIYDMGNRWLGYKEMPVPVIHAIEFYWDLIQEGKIKITHKYEKPVTIQDPCNVIRGRGLMDKLRDVVHFLCEEVVEMTPNREHNYCCCAGGGVINCGPPFKNTRMEGNRVKADQLRNTGVKDIVIPCHNCHGGIEDIIGYYDLGMHGKFIGDIIYELMEKPEL; the protein is encoded by the coding sequence ATGAGTACCATAGCTGACAGAATAGTACCTGATGTCGGCCTTGAAGCCGGTATCGCCGGGTTGACCACCGAAAGAATTCAGGAAGTGGTCAACCAAACGCTTAAAGGCGAAACCGGAGCAAAGCTGAAAGCATACAAAGAGACATGTATGCGGTGCGGTCTCTGTTCACAGGGATGTCACTTCTACATGTCACATGACCAGGATCCGAGCTACTCCCCAGTGAGTAAAGCAACGGAGACCATGTATGAATTGATCGACAAAAAAGGCAAAGTCACGCCTGAGCGCATCTATCAGATGGCCCAGATCGCCTTCACCGAATGCAACCTGTGCAAACGGTGTGCGCACTACTGTCCAGTAGGCATCGACATTGCGTATATAATGACCATGGTCCGCCGCATCTGCTACCTGCTGGACGTTGTTCCGCAGTACATTCGCGACACGGCCCATTCCCACTCCTCCACCATGAACCAAATGTGGATCAAGGATGACGAGTGGATTGATTCCCTGCAATGGCAGGAAGACGAAGCCCGTGACGAGTTCCCTGACCTGCGCATCCCTCTCGATAAGGAAGGCGCAGACGTCTATTACTCGGTCATCGGCCCCGAACCCAAGTTCCGGACCCAGCTCATCTACCAGGCTGCCGCCATCATGAACGCGGCCGGTATTGACTGGACCATGCCGTCCCATCCCGGTTGGGATAACTCGGACATGTGCATGTACGTCGGCGACTTTGAAAACATGGGCCGTATCAAACGCGCTCACTACGAGTCCGCTCAGAAATTGCGCGTCAAACGCATTGTCATGGGCGAATGTGGTCATGCCTTCCGGTCGATTTACGACATGGGCAACCGCTGGCTCGGATACAAGGAAATGCCGGTTCCCGTCATCCATGCGATCGAATTCTACTGGGATTTGATTCAGGAAGGGAAAATCAAGATCACCCATAAATACGAAAAGCCTGTCACCATTCAGGACCCGTGCAACGTCATTCGTGGCCGTGGTCTGATGGACAAGCTGAGAGATGTGGTCCACTTCCTCTGTGAAGAAGTCGTGGAAATGACTCCCAACCGTGAGCACAACTATTGTTGCTGCGCCGGTGGTGGTGTCATCAACTGCGGGCCGCCGTTCAAGAACACCCGCATGGAAGGCAACCGTGTGAAAGCTGACCAGCTCAGAAACACCGGCGTCAAGGATATTGTCATCCCATGCCACAACTGCCACGGCGGTATTGAAGACATCATCGGCTATTATGATCTCGGAATGCACGGAAAGTTCATTGGCGATATCATATACGAACTGATGGAAAAACCGGAACTCTAA